From a region of the Octopus sinensis unplaced genomic scaffold, ASM634580v1 Contig18899, whole genome shotgun sequence genome:
- the LOC115231790 gene encoding uncharacterized protein LOC115231790 — protein sequence MLNSDYLRRHDEVVKCVHLHICRMYGIKKNRKLKTHSVQSILSTQNVEIKVDTSIITENKVNFNKPDIFVYDKIKKEITLIEVGITSQDRLKQVEVEKLHKYDFLANELSLLYECQVKIIPVVLTWDGVVTRCFKNYMDKLYIEKSTMTYIQSVVLKRTLESMIIEHKHGMKITGEEYASATDQLVEMACRQDTPFKDKRRTTTDAEIENEEEQAADSSPKRRRETTNQD from the coding sequence ATGCTCAATAGCGATTATCTCCGAAGACATGACGAGGTGGTTAAATGTGTCCATCTTCATATTTGTCGAATGTATGGAATCAAAAAGAACAGGAAATTAAAGACTCATTCAGTTCAGTCGATATTGTCAACTCAAAATGTAGAAATTAAAGTTGACACGTCaattataacagaaaataaagtcAACTTCAATAAACCGGATATCTTTGTTTATGACAAGATTAAAAAGGAAATAACCTTAATCGAGGTGGGCATAACATCTCAGGACCGCTTAAAACAAGTGGAAGTTGAGAAACTTCACAAATATGATTTCCTTGCAAATGAACTATCACTACTCTACGAATGCCAAGTTAAAATTATTCCCGTGGTTCTGACCTGGGATGGTGTTGTCACAAGatgcttcaaaaattatatgGATAAACTATATATTGAAAAATCTACAATGACATACATCCAATCGGTTGTGCTCAAAAGGACGCTAGAGAGCATGATAATTGAACACAAGCATGGAATGAAGATAACTGGCGAGGAATATGCCTCTGCGACCGATCAACTAGTAGAAATGGCATGCCGCCAGGACACTCCATTCAAAGATAAAAGACGCACAACAACTGACGCAGAGATAGAGAATGAAGAGGAACAAGCAGCAGACTCTTCTCCTAAAAGGAGAAGAGAGACTACCAATCAGGATTGA